The DNA region AAATCTACCGGATTAATTTTCTGTGCAAGGAAAGATCTGATCATCCGTTATCTCCTCTTTCTTCATCCTTATGTATAGGGGAAGTTCGTCTTAGAAGGACCGGTATTAGGGTCGCCTTGTCCAATACTTGGTAATGGAACTACTTTCGAATTCTTCCTCTCTATACCTTTCCGGAGAGAATGCTTAGTCCTGAACCCCTTCACCAACTCAGCTAGAACTGCGAGCACTGCAACAATACCGGTGATGATGAAGAGTCCGCTGAAGCTGCCCATGCCGAGGCTAAGAGTGTGCGAAGAGATTGTGGCCCCGCCTTGGTTTGATTCCTCGTCCTGGCACAATGAACTCTGGCTCAGCTGGTACTTCCTTTCGATCTCGTTCATCTTGGTTTTGTCTTGAGTCACATTCAAGATCGCCCTTGAGAAGTACGCGACGAGGGGTGACCCCCGTGGAAATGCCTAACAGTTGATGTACATTGGCACATTAAATCCTAAATTTAGTCAGCATCATATGTTTGTTCTGCATAAGATGAGGAAGTTATACAAATAACAGGGAGGAGCGGAGAACCTACAAAAGCAAATCCATCATTCTTATATCTCGGTCCCACCATCATATATTTATTGCAATACTTCCCGAGAAAGAGTTTGATGTAGGGGGTCTCATCATAGATGGCTGCAACTCCGCCATTCCCGATCCCGTTAGACAGCGCTTCGTGGTACTCCTCAGCAGAGTTGAGAGGAATCAACCTTGACTCATCGAAGCCGAGATCCCGAACAAGGAGTTCCCGGACGTAGGAACCTTTTTGGTATCCAACATGGTAATGTTTTCGCACGAGCTCTTGCACATCCACGTATTGTGGCTGCAGCCGTTCAACTGTCAAGAGCGAGGCCAAACTTGCTGTGTAGCTTTGCGTTATGATCAGCAACAGGAATATCCACACTGCAAGGACTAGCCTTGTCCGATTGTTTACCACCTTTTCCCCTGGGTCAATAAAACTTAACAATTTCAAGTTTTTATCACAAATTGTTTGGCCATGTTAGTGCTTCCATTTTAAAGGCACTAAGGACGTTCCCGGTTAGGAAGCCCAGTAAGGATCGAACTCATCAGAACCTAGTGGTTTCACGTAAAGAGTTCTTGGTTACAACACACCGAATCCTAAGGTAAGTATTGCATCTAATCAGGCCAGAGAAGGCCGCATGGAAAGGAACGTGGATGAGAAGTGGCAGCACTTAACTACTTATTCGGTATGAGGGAATGCATAAGGAATGGAACGAAATCAATCAATAACAAAACAAAGTTCACGCGTCCTTTATATGACGAAAATATATTCTCTATGCCCTTTCCATGTCCTGTACCCAAGCATGACTTTGCGAATGATgagttaattaatatatagggGGAAGTCAAATGAGAGGCCCGGAGATCTTACGATGAGCAAAAACTAGTGTTGAGAAGGAAAACCAGAGGCTGGTGCTGAGTTGCTCACTCCTGGAACCACCAAAGTCTTCGTTCTGGTGGCGGCCTTCCAGAAAGCAGACGATGAGGCCAGTTAAGACGAACGATAGTCCAATGGTTAACCACAGGTCCCAGCTCAGTggcctcaagaagatccacaTGTTCCTCCTTTCGTCGTCCTTGACTGCGACCACCATCGACACCCCAGATTCCGAGTAAGGCAGCGTGAAATCCACGTAATTGGAGCGATTCGCTACAACAGTTATGTCGCCTACCACAATGTCAACTTTCTGTAATGCACAGAGACGTTATTTTCAAGATTTAACCTGCCTGGCctctttttcatatatatcagAGATGTATATTTGTTTGGCCTCAGCTCCAGAAATAGTAGTTATTACCTGAAGTTTGATCTGGTAAAGCATCTCAGCATAAGTTCCGGCAGACTGTCTACTTGCATTCATAAACGGAACAAATTCATATGGTATGTAGAAAGGCAACGCGTCCACCACAGCTATAAACATGTCATACGAGAAACCAGAGTAGGAAGGAACACCCGTTCGCTGGTCCCAGTGTATCTTGAAGAATTCACTGAAACCGGTTTTAACAGGGACCGCTATCTTCATCTTTGTATCCTTCAGGGTAGGCATAACCCAGCCCTTGGGTTCCTTCGGGGTTTTTCCGGCCCACAGAACTGGTTTTAGATCATCCACGGAAGTTGAGTAGTACTCTCGATTTTCTTCAGTGCGATTGCTCAGAGTCTGTGTAGTTGCAGGAGACAAATTAATGAGTCCAAAATACGGAATTTACATTCTTTAATATGGAACTGATGGAGCGCATACCTTTGAGAGGCCATGCTTCGGGGTCCAATACCCAATGATCTTTTCCTCGTTCCCAAGCACATTAATGATTTCGAATCCAGAGGGTTGGAGCTGCCCGTGAACCATCTCAAAAAGCCCAGAAAGACCATGGAAGCTGAGGTTTATGATTCCTTGTAGAAGCTTAGGGCCCATCTCTGAGATTCCAGTGTCCGAGAAGTTGAGTGCTgccatttttttgttcttgtttGGCCTAACATACCGCAATTGATCAGATGATGTCCATTGCTTCTCGGCTACCATGGCTAATGCCCAAATAGTGTCATAAGCCCAAAGACTGAAGAGAGTGACTGTCTCAGTCCCATTAGAGGGGGAGATTCCATGAGAACTATTCAATTGCTTCTTCATGAACTTCTTTAGCTTTTTGGACATGGGGACATACGGCCTCACGCCCACCACACCTTGCATGGAGCTCATGGCTGTGGAGCCAACTGGATCGAGCAAGGAAGACAGCCCATCGGTCACGATCCACACGCTCTCCTCGTTCAGCATTCCGGCCTCATTGGCAAGGACAAAGAGCCGGGACCCAAGTGTGGCGGTCATGTGGACCAGGAATACCCTAGTTGACATGGTCATCACCTTGTTTAGCTCCTTCAAGATGTCAATATCTTGGGCAGTTGGATGGATTGCACTCCTATAGGGAACCTACGCACAATCAAGAAGCAAATTCGGCTGGTGCTCAGTCTGATAAAGaagttaaaagaattttataaGTCGGTTCTTAGATAACCTCTGGATGATacgcatatatatgtatatatattatatattatacatatcaATCGAAATCTATACATTGACGCGGAATAGTTAATTTCCAGAGAGTGACAAAAGCTTTCCATTGAAAATCACAACGAATATAATTTAGCTCCGGAGCAATGATACATACTTACTCGAGTGTTAATATTTTGGAAGGCATCCGTCAAGTAGGGAATCAGGCCGTTGCCATAGTCGGTGTCCTCGTAGATGGGGACGATCTCTCTCCAGCTAAATGCTTGGATAAGAGCAGCTATTGCTTTCACTTGGGAGCAGTCATCATAAGCTGTCCGGACGAAGTACCGGCTTTGGGTAGGCGAAAGAGAAGGACTTGTGGCCGAGAAGGATATGATAGGAATCTGAGCTTTGATTCCCAGGTCGATAACGAACCTGGCTTGCGAGGACCGCTCCGGCCCAATTATAGCATGCACTTCTTCATTTTGCATCAAGTCTAATGCTGCAAAAAGCGATCAATCCATTAACTTGATGGCACCCAAAGAACCAAGAGAAGATTGATTAATGCAAAATAGAAATTATCATATACCTGCTGAAGCTGCGAGAACGACATCATTTTGAGGATTCCTAAAGTGAAGAGACAGCCTCGTACGATAACTAGGATGGGCTTCATAGAAATCCGACAGTGCCATATTGACATAGCTCGAGGCGATTCTCCCCATAGGAGCATTAGAATCCACAAGTAGACCCACTTTCACCCTCTCCTTCCTTGACAGGTCTCCTTCAGCTGCCATGGCCAGTCCACCCAAATTAAGAACTAGAACGACAATGCAAGAGAAAATCGCCAAGGTCGAACTCCGACTCATTGTGACTCGATCGATCAGAATGAGGAAGATATATGTGATAAGAATACTGCGAAAACTATCGCAGCGGgaaatgtgtgtgtgtataattatatataacttgcgtccttatttttatttcgcAATATGAATTGATATGCAATGAAATAGAACGAATATTGGAAGTCACTAAGCATATTGACTTGACCATGAATTCGcgagtgtatatatataatataatgcatATATAGTACCTACAATAGCTTGTACaaaatctatattttttttttggccaagaAAGTGTATATACAATTAGCAAATAATTAAACTAAAAAGTTTAATTATTAGTCgtcataataaattaattgatgatGTAAAGAAAAGGGTTTTAAGAATTTAGCGGTTCCATGCCACGAACCTTCGTGCAATGACTTTTACTTGGGGGAATGAATTTTATAtagaattttatatatatatacgtatgaCTCTTCCACGCGAGTAGCTAGGTATGAAAGGAAAGCTACATGTCACCTAAAACGATTGATTTAGTCTAGGGACACTCTCCCTCGACAGCTCGAAGTTTGATCTGGAGGGATTTAATTGAGCAACTGAGCCAGCACATGGCGGACTCAAGGGCAGAGGGACGACAGTGGTCAAAGGAGCCCAAAATCGAAACCATGTTGTCGATTATAGTCTGGCTCTTCCGCATTGCAGCAATGCCTCTGTCAAGGACCGCCCTCTTGGTCAGCGGTAGGCCTAgcaattcgtgtcgtgtcgtgtttatacgtgtcgtgtctaatCGAGTTCGTGTCATCaaagtcataacccgtacacgacacgattattaaacgtaTCAGGTTTTGGAAACACGAACACGACctgtttatatccgtgtcaacccggacacgacacgtttaaacatatttatcgaaacgtgtcataataggtacgtgttcgtacacgacacgattataaccgGTTACccgacacgttaacacgacccgtttattcgATTAGTCCGGTTACACGGACACAttaacacgacccgtttatccgATTAACTCGATTACacggacacgttaacacgacccgtttattcgACACATTAACACGATTACGACCTGTTTATTCCAAacaaaaatttctaaaaagttAACCATGCTCATTTCATTCATAGAAATGGATCATAATCTAGGAAGTACAAATATCATGATATGTAAGTTTAGTCTTAAAATAGATCACAATAACTTATAATAGCATCATATCATTAATTCTTCCAAAGTAGGTAGCATTGTTCAACTGCTCACGGTGAATGAAGTTACCCAAGAGTGCTAAATACAGAGCTGAATCTTAATATGCTGGTCAACTCCTTCCACAAGCTGGTGCCAGAACCCCATATACGAGCCAACACGAATCGAGATGAAGGAAATTATGCCACAATGTCAAAAGAAACTAATTGAAAAGACTGCCCCCTCTCCTGATTGGTGGATGTTATATCTGGAGATCATGCAATGAAAGTTCATTCGATGTCACAGAGTCAAGTTTACAGAACTTACCACCAGCTAATCCACCTAATAAGAGTCCCTCGAACGAACTACTGATGCTGTAATTAGAATTGGGTGTCCACTTCTGCTTTCCATAACTAGTTATGTCCTTAAGAGCTTCATAAAACATGACCTGCAAAGGCCACCAAAGGCAACAATTTAAGTAAATGCATGAGGGCTCATGAGCCAATGGAGGACCAGCTAGGTGTATAATCTTATCGATACCTTAATGGAAGAAGATTATTCTTCGCTCaagattataaaataaatcaacCTCTCAGTCACTAAAACTGAATG from Punica granatum isolate Tunisia-2019 chromosome 3, ASM765513v2, whole genome shotgun sequence includes:
- the LOC116199168 gene encoding glutamate receptor 2.8-like — encoded protein: MSRSSTLAIFSCIVVLVLNLGGLAMAAEGDLSRKERVKVGLLVDSNAPMGRIASSYVNMALSDFYEAHPSYRTRLSLHFRNPQNDVVLAASAALDLMQNEEVHAIIGPERSSQARFVIDLGIKAQIPIISFSATSPSLSPTQSRYFVRTAYDDCSQVKAIAALIQAFSWREIVPIYEDTDYGNGLIPYLTDAFQNINTRVPYRSAIHPTAQDIDILKELNKVMTMSTRVFLVHMTATLGSRLFVLANEAGMLNEESVWIVTDGLSSLLDPVGSTAMSSMQGVVGVRPYVPMSKKLKKFMKKQLNSSHGISPSNGTETVTLFSLWAYDTIWALAMVAEKQWTSSDQLRYVRPNKNKKMAALNFSDTGISEMGPKLLQGIINLSFHGLSGLFEMVHGQLQPSGFEIINVLGNEEKIIGYWTPKHGLSKTLSNRTEENREYYSTSVDDLKPVLWAGKTPKEPKGWVMPTLKDTKMKIAVPVKTGFSEFFKIHWDQRTGVPSYSGFSYDMFIAVVDALPFYIPYEFVPFMNASRQSAGTYAEMLYQIKLQKVDIVVGDITVVANRSNYVDFTLPYSESGVSMVVAVKDDERRNMWIFLRPLSWDLWLTIGLSFVLTGLIVCFLEGRHQNEDFGGSRSEQLSTSLWFSFSTLVFAHREKVVNNRTRLVLAVWIFLLLIITQSYTASLASLLTVERLQPQYVDVQELVRKHYHVGYQKGSYVRELLVRDLGFDESRLIPLNSAEEYHEALSNGIGNGGVAAIYDETPYIKLFLGKYCNKYMMVGPRYKNDGFAFAFPRGSPLVAYFSRAILNVTQDKTKMNEIERKYQLSQSSLCQDEESNQGGATISSHTLSLGMGSFSGLFIITGIVAVLAVLAELVKGFRTKHSLRKGIERKNSKVVPLPSIGQGDPNTGPSKTNFPYT